From the genome of Monomorium pharaonis isolate MP-MQ-018 chromosome 2, ASM1337386v2, whole genome shotgun sequence, one region includes:
- the LOC118644319 gene encoding histidine-rich protein PFHRP-III-like, whose protein sequence is MRSDHLHTERCALIICTLKDVHQSDPVHLTDNHLINSSFDRHRLADSTLGRQYHLIDNYMIDNAHPDSAHPVSAHPDSAHSLSAHPDSAHLVSARPDSVHPDSASEFQMCTDQSEHNRLNETDTDRNEFTLVAMEASQMRTDRNRHHQSDC, encoded by the exons ATGCGttccgatcatttgcacacggaaagatgcgcactgatcatttgcacattgAAAGATGTGCACCAATCGGATCCAGTACACTTGACCGACAATCACTTGATCAACAGTTCATTTGACCGACACCGTTTGGCCGACAGCACACTTGGCCGACAGTATCACTTAATCGACAATTACATGATCGACAA CGCGcatcccgatagcgcacatcccgttagcgcacatcccgatagcgcacattcCCTTAGCGCGcatcccgatagcgcacatctcGTTAGCGCACGTCCCGATAGTGTACATCCCGATAGCGCGAGTGAGTTTCAGATGTGCACAGATCAAAGTGAACACAACAGGCTgaatgaaacggacacagatcgAAACGAATTCACCCTGGTTGCAATggaagcgtcccagatgcgcacagatcGAAACagacaccaccaatcagattGCTGA